The proteins below come from a single Anderseniella sp. Alg231-50 genomic window:
- a CDS encoding methyltransferase domain-containing protein, with product MDVVDLKEFYASRLGLATRRIIVSRLRARLRGVKGARVLGLGYCTPYLDGLFDEGRNVMAMMPARQGVVHWPARGNSASALVDEACLPLADGSMDFVLVVHGLELTDQLPDMLRELWRVLAPQGRAVFVVPNRRGLWARFDNTPFGHGRPFSRGQLTTLLRNAQFSPAGWTSMLFMPPSERRFMVRSATLCERMGSWIGPGFSGLIMVEAIKQVYAVTGGKQKRQLVPSLRPNIIPQPARTGLNVRSQSQT from the coding sequence ATGGATGTTGTCGATCTCAAAGAGTTTTACGCCAGCAGGCTTGGGCTTGCAACGCGTCGCATTATCGTGTCACGGCTTCGTGCGCGGTTGCGCGGCGTAAAGGGCGCGCGCGTGCTGGGGCTCGGATATTGCACACCCTATCTGGACGGCCTGTTCGATGAAGGGCGCAATGTGATGGCGATGATGCCGGCACGTCAGGGGGTCGTGCACTGGCCGGCCAGGGGCAACAGCGCCAGCGCCCTGGTGGATGAAGCCTGCCTGCCCCTGGCAGACGGCAGCATGGACTTCGTGCTGGTGGTGCATGGGCTGGAACTCACCGATCAGCTGCCGGACATGCTGCGCGAACTATGGCGCGTGCTGGCGCCGCAGGGGCGCGCGGTGTTTGTCGTTCCGAACAGGCGCGGCCTTTGGGCCCGCTTTGACAACACGCCGTTTGGTCACGGCAGGCCGTTTTCACGCGGCCAGCTGACAACGCTTTTGCGCAATGCGCAGTTTTCGCCGGCCGGGTGGACCTCGATGCTGTTCATGCCGCCAAGCGAACGCCGTTTCATGGTACGCAGCGCCACACTGTGTGAACGGATGGGATCGTGGATCGGTCCGGGGTTTTCGGGGCTGATCATGGTTGAGGCAATCAAGCAGGTTTACGCGGTTACCGGGGGCAAGCAGAAACGCCAGCTGGTGCCGTCATTGCGGCCGAATATCATCCCGCAACCGGCGCGCACGGGACTGAATGTGCGATCCCAGTCCCAGACCTGA
- a CDS encoding chorismate mutase — protein sequence MHGQFSLMEKPDIQTPELSGIRQEIDSIDEQIVELLCARFAASEKVRLAKTSDLLTGAMPYRPGREAVILRRLVEVAAGQVPVAVIERVWRTVISASILAQADVRIVTIPEVMSDLRYRQATDLFASLLPVEKASSMKAALAALSDGEQVLVVVPMKLDWRSVLEQTPEGKPARVVAVLAAGSDKPGRSLAVLGHAASEPTGEDETLLVTTGKLPRDFVPKPIWHLKLADDVYLTSIPGYLDMSEQPLVSLKGNTGLGLRIAGRYPSAMELSKP from the coding sequence GTGCACGGGCAGTTCTCCCTGATGGAAAAACCGGACATTCAAACACCTGAGCTTAGCGGTATCAGGCAGGAGATCGACAGCATCGACGAGCAGATCGTCGAACTGTTGTGCGCCCGGTTTGCGGCCAGCGAAAAAGTGCGGCTTGCCAAGACGTCAGACCTGCTGACCGGCGCAATGCCATACCGGCCGGGCCGCGAAGCCGTCATACTTCGCCGACTGGTTGAGGTCGCTGCCGGTCAAGTTCCTGTCGCAGTTATCGAGCGGGTCTGGCGCACGGTTATTTCCGCTTCCATTCTGGCCCAGGCGGACGTCCGTATTGTCACCATTCCTGAAGTGATGAGCGACCTGCGCTACAGACAGGCGACAGACCTGTTCGCGTCGCTGTTGCCGGTGGAGAAGGCGAGCTCGATGAAAGCCGCGCTCGCCGCGCTCTCGGATGGTGAGCAGGTGCTGGTGGTGGTGCCGATGAAACTCGACTGGCGCAGTGTGCTGGAGCAGACGCCCGAGGGCAAACCGGCGCGCGTGGTTGCGGTTCTGGCTGCCGGTTCCGACAAACCGGGACGGTCACTGGCAGTGCTTGGCCATGCGGCCAGTGAACCGACCGGAGAAGATGAAACGCTTCTGGTGACGACTGGCAAACTGCCGCGTGATTTTGTCCCCAAACCCATTTGGCATCTGAAGCTTGCCGATGATGTGTACCTGACGTCGATACCGGGTTACCTGGACATGTCGGAACAGCCACTGGTCAGCCTGAAGGGCAATACCGGCCTGGGGCTCAGGATCGCCGGCAGATACCCCAGTGCGATGGAGCTGAGCAAACCATGA
- the hisC gene encoding histidinol-phosphate transaminase, which translates to MSNAADMPRPRDGILEIAAYVPGKSGGSGKGKVHKLSSNESPLGPSPEAMQAYAECTQNLALYPDGGSGALREALAETHGINPANIVCGAGSDELLQLLASGYLQPGDEAIHTEHGFLVYPIVIRANGATPVVVAERNLTADIDAILGAVTPRTRMVFLANPNNPTGTYVSFDEVKRLHVGLPADCLLVLDAAYAEYVRRNDYEAGLELVSTSKNVVMTRTFSKAYGLAGLRLGWAYCPANVADVLNRIRGPFNVAMPAIAAGAAAIRDAGHLAKAVEHNDIWLPKVTAAVEAMGLNVIPSVGNFVLVQFPQDGTKTAAEADAFLAANNVIVRRMDAYGLPGALRVSIGDEAGCGAFIDALQSFVAD; encoded by the coding sequence ATGAGCAATGCAGCGGACATGCCCCGGCCACGCGATGGTATTTTGGAGATTGCAGCCTATGTGCCCGGCAAGTCCGGCGGGTCAGGGAAAGGCAAGGTTCATAAACTGTCATCGAACGAGTCGCCGCTGGGCCCCAGCCCGGAAGCGATGCAGGCCTATGCCGAATGCACGCAGAACCTGGCGCTGTATCCTGATGGCGGTTCGGGCGCGCTTCGTGAGGCACTGGCCGAGACTCATGGAATCAATCCGGCAAACATTGTCTGCGGTGCCGGGTCTGACGAACTGCTGCAACTGCTGGCGAGCGGCTACCTGCAGCCGGGTGATGAGGCTATTCACACAGAGCACGGGTTTCTGGTTTATCCGATCGTCATTCGGGCCAACGGGGCGACGCCGGTGGTGGTGGCCGAGCGCAATCTCACGGCTGACATAGACGCAATTCTTGGCGCGGTCACACCTCGCACGCGCATGGTGTTTCTGGCCAACCCGAATAACCCGACGGGGACCTATGTCAGCTTTGACGAGGTCAAGCGGCTGCACGTCGGCCTGCCGGCAGACTGTTTGCTGGTGCTGGATGCGGCCTATGCGGAATATGTCCGCCGCAACGACTACGAAGCCGGGCTGGAGCTGGTATCAACGTCGAAGAATGTGGTTATGACCCGCACCTTTTCAAAAGCTTACGGGCTGGCGGGCCTGCGCCTGGGCTGGGCTTACTGCCCGGCCAATGTGGCCGATGTGCTGAACCGCATTCGCGGGCCGTTCAATGTGGCCATGCCGGCCATTGCCGCCGGTGCGGCGGCCATTCGCGATGCCGGCCATCTGGCGAAAGCGGTTGAGCACAACGACATCTGGTTGCCGAAGGTCACGGCTGCGGTCGAGGCGATGGGCCTGAATGTAATACCGAGTGTCGGCAATTTTGTGCTGGTTCAATTTCCGCAGGACGGCACAAAGACCGCTGCGGAAGCTGACGCGTTTCTGGCGGCAAACAATGTGATCGTGCGGCGCATGGACGCTTACGGGTTACCTGGTGCGTTGCGGGTATCCATCGGTGATGAGGCCGGGTGCGGCGCGTTTATCGACGCGCTTCAGTCCTTTGTGGCGGATTGA
- a CDS encoding prephenate/arogenate dehydrogenase family protein, whose amino-acid sequence MAFDPFEKVALIGLGLIGSSLSHIMRRENLAKAISGHARSAETRDRAMQLGLADTMHEDPADAVRDADLVVLCVPVGACGPVAKAISAALKPGAIVTDVGSVKAAVISAVSSHIPDNVHFVPGHPIAGTEYSGPDSGFASLFENRWCILTPLSGADDGATARLTAFWQACGSDVDIMDADHHDRVLSITSHLPQLIAFNIVTTAADLEEVTQQEVIKYSAGGFRDFTRLAASDPTMWRDVYLNNKQAVLELLGRFSEDMSALQRAIRWGDGDMLFDTFTRARGIRQRIIEAGQDTDEPDFGRSGQHGEAIATKDGQD is encoded by the coding sequence ATGGCATTTGACCCGTTTGAAAAAGTCGCCCTGATCGGATTGGGCCTGATTGGCTCATCGCTGTCTCACATCATGCGGCGGGAAAATCTGGCGAAGGCGATATCGGGGCATGCACGGTCTGCTGAAACCCGCGACCGCGCCATGCAGCTGGGCCTGGCTGATACCATGCATGAGGACCCTGCAGACGCTGTGCGCGATGCTGACCTGGTGGTGCTTTGCGTGCCGGTCGGTGCATGCGGGCCGGTGGCAAAGGCCATCAGTGCGGCGCTGAAACCGGGTGCGATTGTCACTGACGTGGGATCGGTCAAGGCGGCGGTTATCAGTGCAGTGTCGTCGCATATTCCGGACAATGTCCATTTTGTCCCAGGACATCCGATTGCCGGTACCGAGTATTCAGGTCCGGACTCCGGTTTTGCTTCCCTGTTTGAAAACCGCTGGTGTATCCTGACACCCCTCAGCGGAGCCGATGATGGCGCCACAGCGCGATTGACCGCGTTCTGGCAGGCTTGTGGTAGCGATGTCGACATAATGGACGCCGATCATCATGACAGGGTGTTGAGCATCACTTCTCACCTGCCGCAACTGATTGCCTTCAACATCGTGACAACGGCGGCAGACCTTGAAGAAGTGACCCAGCAGGAGGTCATCAAGTACTCGGCCGGTGGATTCAGGGATTTTACCCGTCTTGCGGCATCAGACCCGACCATGTGGCGGGATGTTTACCTGAACAACAAACAGGCCGTGCTGGAACTGCTTGGCCGGTTTTCGGAAGACATGTCGGCCCTGCAAAGAGCGATCCGCTGGGGCGACGGCGACATGCTGTTTGACACGTTTACCCGGGCGCGGGGTATTCGTCAGCGCATTATCGAGGCTGGTCAGGATACCGACGAGCCGGATTTCGGGCGCAGTGGCCAGCATGGCGAGGCGATCGCTACCAAAGACGGCCAGGATTGA
- a CDS encoding DUF2125 domain-containing protein, translating into MSNPLEVKRTSPLKTMAPLIVFLCIALAWSVYWYIALGKAKQKLAALEAAHVTLKCDQRSWGGYPFRVHFDCTGVSADLSGTDLTADKLRLIGQAWNPSHIIGALFGPVNINGLKISGDPVRFSYRSKNGSLALASLLAEKQSIALSADKQLTIAKTEAHLRPAADTPRLDLSITLSNLSTGEAQLDSFTVTGALDQTIPREGSFELLSEPSNYFDAVWIARYLGDLDDAEMNAAQAVINPLLKANDNKLPIQLKDQTWYWGPFAVATSK; encoded by the coding sequence ATGAGCAACCCTCTCGAAGTCAAACGCACCTCGCCGTTAAAGACGATGGCACCGCTGATTGTGTTTCTATGCATTGCATTGGCCTGGAGTGTCTACTGGTACATTGCCCTGGGCAAAGCCAAACAGAAACTGGCCGCACTGGAAGCCGCACATGTCACATTGAAATGCGACCAGCGCAGCTGGGGCGGTTATCCTTTCCGTGTCCATTTTGACTGTACCGGCGTGAGCGCCGACCTGTCGGGAACCGACCTTACAGCCGACAAACTTCGCCTGATCGGCCAGGCCTGGAACCCCAGCCATATCATCGGCGCCCTGTTCGGCCCGGTAAACATCAACGGTCTCAAGATCAGCGGAGACCCGGTGCGGTTCAGTTATCGCTCCAAGAACGGCAGCCTGGCGCTCGCCTCGCTGCTGGCCGAAAAACAATCCATTGCGCTGAGTGCAGACAAACAGCTGACAATCGCAAAAACCGAAGCTCATCTGCGACCGGCAGCAGACACGCCGCGGCTCGACCTGTCCATCACCTTGTCCAACCTGTCCACCGGCGAAGCTCAACTGGACAGTTTCACTGTCACCGGCGCCCTGGATCAGACAATACCCAGAGAAGGAAGTTTCGAGCTCCTGTCGGAACCGTCCAATTATTTCGACGCAGTATGGATTGCCCGATACCTGGGAGACCTGGATGATGCCGAAATGAATGCGGCTCAGGCGGTTATCAACCCGCTGCTGAAAGCCAACGACAACAAACTGCCCATCCAGTTGAAAGACCAGACCTGGTATTGGGGACCCTTTGCCGTCGCAACATCAAAGTGA
- a CDS encoding gamma-glutamylcyclotransferase — MNLDFWVFGYGSLMWRPGFEFEERCGAIMHGVHRRLCIYSHVHRGTPEKPGMVLGLDRGGSCRGIGYRVAVGRRDDTIAYLREREQVTMIYKERWREMFVDRDGTPHKVNALVYLVDQDHVQYAGKRSAEDLLPFVLQGHGKGGPCIDYIASTLDHIEELGFKDRHLSEVMTLARNQRL; from the coding sequence ATGAACTTGGATTTTTGGGTATTTGGTTACGGTTCGCTGATGTGGCGGCCGGGGTTTGAGTTCGAGGAACGCTGTGGCGCCATTATGCACGGCGTTCATCGCCGGCTGTGTATCTATTCGCACGTGCATCGCGGTACACCGGAAAAACCCGGCATGGTCCTGGGCCTTGATCGGGGTGGTTCGTGCAGGGGTATCGGATATCGTGTGGCTGTCGGCAGACGGGATGATACGATTGCCTATCTGCGCGAACGCGAACAGGTAACCATGATCTACAAGGAACGGTGGCGCGAAATGTTCGTCGACCGTGACGGCACACCTCACAAGGTGAATGCACTTGTGTACCTGGTTGATCAGGACCATGTGCAATATGCCGGCAAGCGGTCTGCCGAAGACCTGTTGCCGTTTGTCCTGCAGGGACACGGCAAGGGGGGGCCGTGCATCGACTATATTGCCTCAACGCTGGATCACATTGAGGAACTGGGTTTCAAGGACAGGCATCTTTCGGAAGTCATGACGCTTGCCCGAAACCAGCGATTATAG
- a CDS encoding adenosylcobalamin-dependent ribonucleoside-diphosphate reductase — MMFRPSHQLWVTIVATDTALDPISREIWDMKYRFKSPDGSAIDQTIDDTWARVAKALAAPEKAKVRTRWEKAFAEVMSGYKFLPAGRIIAGAGTNRSVTLFNCFVMGTIEDDMGAIFNGLREAALTMQQGGGIGHDFSTLRPKGAPVRGVGADASGPLSFMDVWDAMCRTIMSAGSRRGAMMATMRCDHPDIEDFITAKHEAQRLRMFNLSVLVTDPFMAAVKADGDWPLVFGGTVFKTVRARDLWNRIMQATYAYAEPGVIFIDRINSRNNLSYCETIHATNPCGEQPLPPYGACLLGSINLASLVTTPFSDAAHLDMEELVRITGIAVRMLDNVVDVSNYPLEAQAAEARAKRRIGLGVTGLANALAMCGLRYGSEDAAAAAKIWMQAIERAAYLASSGLAAEKGSFPLFDAEEYPASGHVRDLDDDVRGAIRENGIRNALLTSIAPTGTISLFAGNVSSGVEPVFSLNYNRKVLQPDGSHRIEQVEDYALRAFRALRGDEADLPDALVTTADLSPHDHLVMQAALQGHVDSSISKTVNCPENISFEDFGNVYMEAWELGLKGCTTYRPNDITGSVLSEALADEGAEAQAALPLEAPAAPVGQTEAGIVYMRQPLDRDPVLPGFTYKLKWGDSDHAIYITLNDIIENDRRRPFEIFINSKNMEHYAWTVALTRMISAVFRRGGDVSFVVEELKAVFDPRGGHWMEGKYVPSLLAAIGGVIEKHMLATGFLKNVENLSAADPASVDAKRLAVGDDAGPAGPQCPKCNEFSLVFQEGCATCMSCGYSKCG; from the coding sequence ATGATGTTCCGTCCATCACACCAGTTGTGGGTAACCATCGTGGCTACAGACACCGCACTTGATCCGATTTCCCGCGAAATCTGGGACATGAAGTACCGCTTCAAGTCGCCGGACGGCTCAGCCATTGATCAGACGATCGACGACACATGGGCCCGTGTCGCCAAGGCACTGGCGGCACCTGAAAAGGCAAAAGTCCGAACACGCTGGGAGAAGGCCTTTGCCGAGGTCATGTCCGGCTACAAGTTCCTGCCGGCAGGACGCATCATTGCCGGTGCCGGCACCAACCGTTCGGTGACGCTGTTCAACTGCTTTGTCATGGGCACCATCGAGGATGACATGGGCGCGATCTTCAATGGATTGCGCGAGGCCGCACTGACCATGCAGCAGGGTGGTGGCATAGGCCATGACTTTTCAACGCTTCGGCCCAAGGGCGCGCCGGTCAGGGGCGTCGGCGCGGACGCCTCCGGGCCACTGAGTTTCATGGACGTCTGGGACGCCATGTGCCGCACCATCATGTCGGCGGGCTCGCGGCGCGGCGCCATGATGGCGACCATGCGCTGCGACCATCCCGACATTGAAGATTTCATTACAGCGAAACATGAAGCCCAGCGCCTGCGCATGTTCAACCTGTCGGTGCTGGTCACCGATCCGTTCATGGCGGCCGTGAAGGCCGACGGGGACTGGCCGCTGGTGTTCGGCGGCACCGTTTTCAAAACCGTACGGGCCCGTGACCTGTGGAACCGGATCATGCAGGCGACCTATGCCTATGCCGAACCCGGCGTGATTTTCATCGACCGGATCAATTCGCGCAACAATCTTTCCTATTGCGAGACCATTCACGCCACCAACCCGTGCGGGGAACAACCGCTGCCGCCCTATGGCGCCTGCCTGCTCGGCTCGATCAACCTGGCCAGCCTGGTGACAACCCCGTTTTCAGATGCAGCTCACCTGGACATGGAAGAGCTTGTGCGCATAACCGGCATCGCCGTGCGCATGCTGGACAATGTGGTGGATGTGTCAAACTACCCGCTGGAAGCCCAGGCTGCCGAGGCCCGCGCCAAGCGGCGCATCGGCCTGGGGGTTACCGGTCTCGCCAATGCACTCGCCATGTGCGGGCTGCGCTATGGCTCTGAAGACGCCGCAGCGGCTGCAAAAATCTGGATGCAGGCAATCGAGCGCGCTGCCTACCTGGCGAGCTCCGGACTTGCTGCGGAAAAAGGCTCCTTCCCGCTGTTCGATGCTGAGGAATACCCGGCGTCGGGTCATGTCCGCGACCTTGATGATGACGTGCGCGGCGCAATTCGCGAAAACGGCATCCGCAACGCCCTTCTCACGTCGATTGCGCCGACCGGCACCATCTCCCTGTTTGCCGGAAATGTGTCGTCCGGCGTCGAACCGGTGTTTTCGCTGAACTACAACCGCAAGGTCCTGCAGCCGGACGGCAGTCACCGGATCGAGCAGGTTGAAGATTACGCGCTGCGGGCTTTTCGCGCGCTGCGCGGCGACGAAGCCGACCTGCCGGATGCATTGGTAACCACGGCAGACCTGTCACCGCACGATCACCTTGTCATGCAGGCCGCCCTGCAGGGCCATGTCGACAGTTCCATTTCCAAAACCGTCAATTGCCCGGAAAACATCTCGTTCGAGGACTTCGGCAATGTCTATATGGAAGCCTGGGAGCTCGGGCTGAAGGGATGCACGACCTACAGGCCCAATGACATCACCGGATCAGTGCTGTCCGAGGCGCTGGCTGACGAAGGGGCCGAAGCGCAAGCCGCCCTGCCGCTCGAAGCCCCTGCCGCACCGGTTGGGCAAACCGAAGCGGGCATTGTCTACATGCGCCAGCCGCTCGACCGCGATCCTGTGCTGCCGGGCTTTACCTACAAGCTGAAATGGGGTGACAGCGATCACGCCATATACATCACGCTCAACGACATCATCGAGAACGACCGCAGGCGGCCGTTTGAGATCTTCATCAATTCAAAGAACATGGAACACTATGCCTGGACCGTGGCGCTGACCCGCATGATCTCTGCCGTGTTCAGGCGCGGCGGCGATGTGTCCTTTGTGGTCGAGGAACTGAAAGCCGTGTTTGACCCGCGCGGCGGTCACTGGATGGAAGGCAAGTATGTCCCCTCGCTGCTGGCTGCCATTGGCGGTGTTATCGAAAAGCACATGCTGGCGACCGGGTTCCTGAAGAATGTGGAAAACCTGTCTGCGGCTGATCCGGCTTCGGTTGACGCGAAACGCCTGGCCGTCGGGGATGATGCGGGGCCCGCCGGTCCGCAATGCCCCAAATGCAACGAGTTTTCCCTGGTTTTTCAGGAAGGATGCGCCACTTGCATGTCCTGCGGATACTCGAAATGCGGTTGA
- a CDS encoding lysophospholipid acyltransferase family protein, with protein sequence MLAFRSLLFNLVFYINLVLFLVLGFWFMFTPRSWSIAALRVWARTSLWWMKLITGTRMEVRGREHIPQTGGLLAGKHQSAWDIFALLPLLADPALVLKRELTFIPVFGWFCLKFKMISVNRSAGPSALKKMIADAKQAIAAGRQVLIFPEGTRMGPDAEPDYKPGATALYMQLGVPCTPFALNSGLYWPRRRFIRHPGTIIVEFLPPIEAGLTRKQFSARLQDVVEEATSRLVAEGRAG encoded by the coding sequence GTGCTGGCGTTTCGGTCCTTACTGTTCAATCTGGTTTTCTACATCAATCTGGTGCTGTTTCTGGTGCTCGGGTTCTGGTTCATGTTCACGCCGAGAAGCTGGTCCATAGCCGCCCTGAGGGTCTGGGCGAGAACGTCATTGTGGTGGATGAAGCTGATCACCGGCACCAGGATGGAAGTCCGTGGCCGCGAGCACATACCGCAAACAGGCGGCCTGCTGGCCGGCAAGCACCAGTCAGCCTGGGACATATTTGCCCTGCTTCCCCTGCTGGCAGACCCTGCCCTGGTGCTGAAGCGCGAGTTGACCTTCATCCCCGTGTTCGGCTGGTTCTGCCTCAAGTTCAAGATGATCTCGGTGAACCGGTCGGCAGGTCCGTCTGCCCTGAAAAAGATGATTGCCGATGCAAAACAGGCCATTGCCGCTGGACGCCAGGTCCTGATATTTCCCGAAGGCACGCGAATGGGTCCGGATGCCGAGCCGGACTACAAACCGGGCGCAACCGCGCTCTACATGCAACTTGGCGTGCCATGCACACCATTTGCGCTGAATTCCGGCCTGTACTGGCCCAGACGCCGGTTCATCCGGCACCCGGGCACCATCATCGTGGAGTTCCTGCCGCCGATCGAAGCCGGTCTCACCCGCAAGCAGTTTTCAGCCCGCCTGCAGGACGTCGTTGAAGAAGCAACCAGCCGGCTGGTCGCCGAAGGGCGCGCAGGTTAA
- a CDS encoding ElyC/SanA/YdcF family protein → MSDPSGKSSAETHDSDTQRRRGNSWWVGLGIVVCMLLAATAGFASFSEKSRKIAGPANLSVDGIVVLTGGPERISAAVRLLEQKTARRLLISGVYPATTARQLSRITQAEASLFNCCVDLDKRAPDTRGNAAEAADWATRHKFRKIAVVTSDYHILRAIVEFSRAMPDVELVPYPVASDDTGKTARSFSMLRLWISEYVKYLLALLL, encoded by the coding sequence ATGTCTGACCCTTCCGGAAAATCCAGTGCCGAGACGCATGACAGCGACACGCAGCGACGGCGTGGCAATAGCTGGTGGGTCGGACTGGGTATCGTTGTGTGCATGCTTCTTGCTGCAACAGCAGGGTTTGCGTCATTTTCCGAAAAGTCGCGCAAGATTGCCGGACCGGCCAACCTGTCGGTGGATGGAATTGTGGTTCTCACCGGCGGGCCGGAACGTATTTCCGCAGCGGTTCGCCTGCTTGAACAGAAAACCGCCAGACGCCTGTTGATTTCAGGTGTTTACCCGGCAACCACGGCCCGGCAGCTGAGCCGGATTACACAGGCCGAAGCCAGTTTGTTCAACTGCTGCGTGGATCTGGACAAACGCGCTCCCGACACCCGCGGCAATGCAGCAGAAGCAGCCGACTGGGCAACCAGGCATAAATTCAGAAAAATTGCGGTCGTAACAAGCGACTATCATATTCTGCGCGCCATCGTTGAGTTTTCGCGTGCCATGCCCGACGTTGAACTGGTGCCCTATCCGGTTGCCAGTGATGACACCGGGAAGACTGCACGTTCGTTTTCAATGCTGCGCCTGTGGATCAGCGAATATGTCAAATACCTGCTTGCGCTGCTGCTCTGA